A genomic segment from Nicotiana sylvestris chromosome 1, ASM39365v2, whole genome shotgun sequence encodes:
- the LOC104223962 gene encoding disease resistance protein RUN1-like → MDTQLVRGESSTSSPFSYEVFLSFRGEDTRKTFTGHLYSKLDNVGVKTFIDDEELRKGDVISRELEKAIEESRISIIVFSRNYASSSWCLNELVKILECKEKLKQMVLPIFYDVDPSELRKQTGLFGEALAKHKERSIGAQRVEKWRAALTEAANLSGWDLQNVADGHESKFIEKIIQVILQEVNQTPLDVAWHPVGVDYRVKDVELLLQNECEDEVRMIGIHGVGGIGKTTLAKAIYNRMLRLFDNSCFLSDVRSEAEEFGLVKLQEKLLRQILKTEDIKVGNVAQGINLIKARFGSKKVLIVLDDVDHKRQLEALTRERSWFGSGSLIIITTRDERLLCRLGEKERYEAKLLNGNEAMLLFCWHAFDSHFPPQDYVNLAHDIIEYSGRLPLALVTLGSHLQGSSIEEWGYEFEKLRAIPHSDIQKILKISFDGLDDETQSVFLDIACTFHGFDEHKVNEILNACGFHTRSAIATLVQKHSNQDYFLSGGSENVEVLKVDRGTLKGVNLSTKAFEQMENLRVLIMDELHISGDFGLLSKKLRWLSWKRCPLKCIPSNFPAENLAVLDMRESDIQEFQLNLQCCTSLKKLDLSYCEQLRRTPNFNGPQSLETLLLVGCSSLTLIHPSIGNLSRLIKLSMSGCEKLRDLPSSICQLISLEELFIHHCSSIKTLPDNLGDMKSLRYFSASSTGIKQLPRSVEMLRNLVSLRVGGQELEAKRSISGRGVHRIQYSLLTFVTELSLRYWNLSDADIPRDIGSLSSLKFLDLSGNSFHCLPFDFSKLRVLKKLCLNDCENLQTLPSVSNLENLGHLELQNCQKLVKITPLDNLPSIRLINMSNCSSLQNPFNEGFFSAPALSIPFREDRHMGYLEIYLECSEIPEWCSNQITASSICLTVQTHNNEEYNFLGMVLWFVVDALDVALFPTFRISIAHKVPSGIPWSNIGILDGHRELTCVYYISILNELYYGQMIKGGERIEVWSEDITLKKIGMDLLYLDQNGKVISLPGDVDHSYSRAKDVRNWREEILSWSDNFN, encoded by the exons ATGGATACTCAATTAGTTAGAGGAGAATCATCTACATCTTCTCCCTTCTCTTATGAAGTATTCCTCAGTTTTAGAGGTGAAGACACCCGAAAAACATTCACTGGTCATCTTTATTCCAAATTGGATAATGTTGGAGTTAAAACCTTCATTGATGATGAGGAATTGAGAAAGGGTGACGTGATTTCAAGAGAATTAGAGAAAGCAATTGAAGAGTCAAGAATTTCCATTATTGTTTTCTCAAGAAATTATGCTTCCTCTAGTTGGTGTCTAAATGAACTAGTTAAAATTCTTGAATGCAAAGAGAAACTAAAGCAAATGGTTTTGCCTATTTTCTATGATGTTGATCCTTCTGAATTGAGGAAGCAAACTGGATTATTTGGTGAAGCTTTGGCTAAACACAAGGAACGATCAATTGGAGCTCAAAGGGTGGAGAAATGGAGAGCTGCACTTACTGAAGCTGCAAATTTATCTGGATGGGATTTGCAAAATGTTGCTGACGG GCATGAATCAAAATTTATTGAAAAAATTATACAAGTAATCCTACAAGAGGTCAACCAGACACCTCTAGATGTTGCTTGGCATCCAGTTGGTGTAGATTATCGTGTCAAAGATGTAGAGTTGTTATTGCAAAATGAATGTGAAGATGAAGTTCGCATGATTGGTATTCACGGAGTTGGTGGCATAGGGAAAACCACTCTGGCAAAAGCTATCTACAACCGAATGTTACGACTCTTCGATAATAGTTGCTTCCTTTCAGATGTTAGATCAGAAGCTGAAGAATTTGGTCTTGTCAAGCTACAAGAGAAACTTCTTCGACAAATTCTCAAAACTGAGGACATCAAAGTTGGCAATGTTGCTCAAGGCATCAATCTAATCAAAGCAAGATTCGGGTCAAAGAAGGTTTTAATTGTTCTTGATGATGTGGACCATAAAAGACAGTTAGAAGCCTTAACAAGAGAAAGAAGTTGGTTTGGTTCAGGTAGTTTAATAATCATTACCACCCGAGACGAGCGATTGCTATGTCGGCTTGGAGAAAAAGAGAGATATGAGGCCAAACTATTAAATGGCAATGAAGCTATGTTACTTTTTTGTTGGCATGCTTTTGACAGTCATTTTCCACCACAAGATTATGTTAATTTGGCACACGACATAATCGAATATTCAGGTAGGCTACCATTAGCTCTTGTGACATTGGGGTCACATTTACAAGGAAGTTCTATAGAAGAATGGGGATATGAATTCGAAAAACTAAGAGCAATTCCTCATAGTGATATCCAAAAGATTCTCAAGATAAGCTTTGATGGACTTGATGATGAAACACAATCTGTTTTCCTCGATATTGCTTGCACCTTCCATGGGTTTGATGAGCATAAAGTTAATGAAATATTAAATGCATGTGGCTTTCATACTAGAAGTGCAATTGCAACTTTAGTCCAAAAACActcaaatcaagattatttcctttctggt GGTTCCGAAAATGTAGAAGTACTGAAGGTAGATCGAGGGACATTAAAGGGAGTGAACTTGAGCACCAAAGCATTTGAACAAATGGAAAACCTGAGGGTTCTTATAATGGATGAGTTACATATTAGTGGAGATTTTGGGTTGTTGTCCAAGAAGCTCAGATGGTTGTCTTGGAAAAGATGTCCTTTAAAATGTATACCATCAAATTTTCCAGCTGAGAATCTTGCAGTTCTAGATATGCGGGAGAGTGATATCCAAGAATTTCAATTGAATTTGCAG TGTTGTACAAGTTTGAAGAAGCTGGATCTCTCTTATTGCGAGCAACTCAGAAGGACTCCAAACTTCAATGGTCCACAAAGTCTTGAGACTTTGCTACTTGTTGGTTGCTCAAGTCTGACTCTAATCCATCCATCAATAGGAAATTTGTCCAGACTAATTAAATTATCTATGTCCGGTTGCGAAAAACTTAGGGATCTTCCAAGCAGCATATGCCAGCTAATATCCCTTGAAGAATTGTTCATTCATCACTGCTCCTCTATAAAAACACTACCAGATAACCTTGGAGATATGAAAAGTCTAAGATATTTTTCTGCATCTTCTACGGGTATAAAACAATTGCCCAGATCTGTTGAAATGCTAAGAAATCTTGTAAGTTTGAGAGTGGGAGGTCAAGAGTTAGAGGCCAAAAGGAGTATTTCTGGAAGAGGTGTCCATCGGATACAATATTCCTTGCTAACTTTTGTAACCGAATTGAGCCTTAGATACTGGAATTTGTCCGATGCTGATATTCCTAGGGATATTGGGAGCTTATCCTCCTTAAAGTTTTTAGATTTGAGTGGCAACAGTTTCCATTGTCTACCCTTCGATTTTTCTAAGTTACGAGTATTGAAGAAGTTATGTTTGAATGACTGTGAGAATCTTCAAACACTCCCGTCAGTATCAAATTTAGAGAATCTTGGACATCTTGAACTTCAAAATTGCCAAAAATTGGTCAAGATTACACCGTTGGACAACCTCCCTTCTATACGGTTGATTAACATGAGTAATTGTAGTTCTCTGCAGAATCCATTCAATGAAGGCTTCTTTAGTGCACCTGCTCTATCAATTCCATTTAGAGAAGATCGACATATG GGTTATTTAGAAATTTATCTGGAATGCAGTGAGATTCCAGAATGGTGCAGCAATCAAATAACAGCTTCATCTATCTGTTTGACTGTGCAGACACATAATAATGAGGAGTATAACTTCTTAGGAATGGTTCTCTGGTTTGTTGTCGACGCTTTGGATGTAGCCCTTTTTCCAACCTTCAGGATTAGTATTGCCCATAAAGTGCCTTCAGGTATTCCGTGGAGTAATATTGGAATACTTGATGGACACAGAGAACTGACATGTGTATATTACATATCTATCTTAAATGAACTTTATTATGGCCAGATGATTAAAGGCGGGGAAAGGATAGAAGTGTGGTCTGAAGACATTACCCTAAAGAAGATAGGGATGGATCTGTTATATTTAGACCAAAATGGTAAAGTTATATCTTTGCCGGGAGACGTGGATCATTCTTATTCTAGGGCGAAAGATGTCAGGAATTGGCGGGAAGAGATTCTTAGTTGGTCAGATAATTttaattga